The following is a genomic window from Micromonospora cathayae.
GCCGACGGCGGCGAGGTCGACCAGCCGCCGTCCCCGCTTCTCGCCGATGGCCCTCTCCAGCGCCCGCTGGTGGATTTCCTCCGACGGGGTCAGCGGGGCGTCCGGTTCGGGGCGTCCACGCCGGGCCAGGACCGGCTCCAGGACGGCTCGGCAGGCGGCGATGCCGCGGGCGTTGCGTTCGGTCTGCTCGGCGGTGATCTCGAAGCGGGACGGGCCGTTCATGCGGCGGCTCTCCGCCGGTCGCTGCCGAGCAGAGCGATGACCTTGCAGGTCTCGACGAGGCGGGAGGCGATGCGGTCGCCGAGGCCGTCGCGGAGTTGGGCGAGCGGGATGTTGGTGGTGAAGATGGTCGGCTGCATGGCCTCGTAGCGGGCGTTGATCAGCCGGTAGGTGGTCTCCTCCACCCACTCGCTGGACTTCGCCGCTCCGAGGTCGTCAACGAGCAGCAGCGCGGCGTCGCGGTACCGCTCCAGCGAGCCTTCCGGGTCGCGTCCGGAGGGGCGCAGGGCGGCGGTGAAGTCGGCGAAGGGGACGGCCTCCCACCGGACGGACCGGCCGCAGCCGAGGGCGGCGCGGATCGCGCCGTACGCCTGGAAGGTCTTGCCGGTGCCGACGGGCCCGGAGATCAGCAGGGACCGGCAGGTAGTGGGGTCGGCGTGGAAGTCGGCGGCCCAGGCGAG
Proteins encoded in this region:
- a CDS encoding ATP-binding protein; this translates as MRQAVPRRYREAVADQPDILAWAADFHADPTTCRSLLISGPVGTGKTFQAYGAIRAALGCGRSVRWEAVPFADFTAALRPSGRDPEGSLERYRDAALLLVDDLGAAKSSEWVEETTYRLINARYEAMQPTIFTTNIPLAQLRDGLGDRIASRLVETCKVIALLGSDRRRAAA